From the genome of Hymenobacter cellulosilyticus, one region includes:
- a CDS encoding DUF5110 domain-containing protein, with translation MYPLMQYVGEKKVEELTLHVYYKQGSETSVVYDDGGEGYGYQQGQSTTRRFTVTGTATSLTITQATEGDYQPSFTTYRVLLHGLSFTAAQAAVDGTDATLTEETTETGLLVPALSITSAFTTLSLTGKVS, from the coding sequence ATGTACCCGCTGATGCAGTATGTGGGCGAGAAAAAGGTGGAAGAGCTGACCCTGCACGTGTACTACAAGCAAGGCTCCGAAACCAGCGTGGTCTACGACGACGGGGGCGAAGGCTACGGCTACCAGCAAGGCCAAAGCACCACCCGCCGCTTTACCGTAACGGGCACCGCCACCAGCCTGACCATCACCCAGGCCACGGAAGGCGACTACCAGCCCAGCTTCACCACTTACCGCGTCTTGCTCCACGGCCTAAGCTTTACTGCTGCTCAAGCCGCGGTTGATGGAACGGACGCCACTCTAACCGAGGAAACTACCGAAACGGGGCTGCTGGTGCCTGCGCTGAGCATCACTAGTGCCTTCACTACGCTAAGCCTGACGGGCAAAGTCAGCTAG
- a CDS encoding SDR family oxidoreductase, with protein sequence MANKKIALVTGGNKGIGFEIVRELLQAGCRVYLGARQPAKGEQAVAKLAAEGDVRFLEVNLAEPATLDAAAAHLQREEGHLDILVNNAGINVAGDGAPSTAAVRSVEQVLQTNFLGTLAVTQTFLPLVKQAAAGRIVNVSSPLASLTLSGQNDWGLLGYSASKAALNMLTVQLAYELRDTAIKVNSANPGYTATDLNGFAGTDTPAQGAAEAVRLALLPTDGPTGTTSAVTGPLPW encoded by the coding sequence ATGGCAAACAAGAAAATTGCGCTGGTCACCGGCGGCAACAAAGGCATCGGCTTCGAAATTGTGCGGGAGCTGCTGCAGGCGGGCTGCCGGGTGTATCTGGGAGCCCGGCAACCTGCCAAAGGTGAGCAAGCCGTAGCCAAGCTGGCCGCCGAAGGCGACGTCCGGTTTCTCGAAGTAAACTTGGCTGAGCCGGCAACGCTCGACGCGGCAGCGGCCCACCTGCAGCGCGAGGAAGGCCACCTCGACATTCTGGTCAACAATGCGGGCATCAATGTGGCCGGTGACGGGGCGCCTAGCACGGCCGCCGTGCGCAGCGTGGAGCAAGTGCTGCAAACCAACTTCCTGGGCACGCTGGCCGTTACCCAAACGTTTTTACCACTAGTGAAGCAGGCCGCGGCGGGGCGCATTGTCAACGTCTCTAGTCCACTGGCCTCGCTCACCCTCAGTGGGCAGAACGACTGGGGCCTGCTGGGATACTCGGCCTCAAAAGCCGCCCTGAACATGCTCACCGTGCAGCTCGCCTACGAGCTACGGGATACCGCCATCAAGGTAAATTCCGCCAACCCCGGCTACACAGCCACCGACCTGAACGGCTTTGCCGGCACCGACACCCCCGCTCAAGGAGCGGCAGAGGCCGTCCGGCTGGCCCTGCTACCGACCGATGGCCCTACCGGCACAACCTCCGCTGTGACTGGCCCATTGCCCTGGTAA
- a CDS encoding penicillin-binding transpeptidase domain-containing protein: MRFLALFLVLLSSFSARGQALTERDFKKYFDSYGLRGSFLLYDQKANRYTAYDVARCNQGYLPGATFNIPNTLIGLESGVLSDTSHVFPWDQVKRDQAAWNRDLRLGAALRHDCQPCMQQIAQEVGVPRYQQALLRLKFGQMVVTPEVLQTFWTAGISRISQFQMVTFLRHLYAEKLPPAPHNQALTKQLFLLKSTPQFKLYGTSAWTQRAKLTNGWFVGWLEQAGNVYVFALNAEPKDGKPADEKFMAGRQAIAEQILQEMALLTN, encoded by the coding sequence ATGCGTTTTCTGGCCCTATTCCTTGTGCTGCTCAGCAGCTTTAGTGCCCGCGGGCAAGCACTTACGGAGCGCGACTTCAAAAAGTACTTCGACAGCTACGGTCTGCGCGGCTCGTTTTTGCTCTACGACCAGAAAGCTAACCGCTACACGGCCTACGACGTGGCCCGCTGCAACCAGGGCTACCTGCCCGGGGCTACGTTCAACATTCCCAACACCCTGATTGGCCTCGAATCCGGCGTGCTGTCCGATACCAGCCACGTCTTTCCCTGGGACCAGGTGAAGCGCGACCAGGCCGCCTGGAACCGGGACCTGCGGCTGGGGGCGGCCCTGCGCCACGACTGCCAGCCTTGCATGCAGCAGATTGCCCAGGAAGTGGGTGTGCCCCGCTACCAGCAGGCCCTGCTCCGGCTCAAGTTTGGGCAGATGGTGGTGACGCCCGAAGTGCTGCAAACCTTCTGGACGGCCGGTATTTCGCGCATTTCCCAGTTTCAGATGGTAACGTTTCTGCGTCACCTCTACGCCGAAAAGCTCCCGCCCGCGCCCCACAACCAAGCCCTGACCAAGCAGCTGTTTTTGCTGAAATCTACGCCGCAGTTCAAGCTCTACGGTACCAGCGCCTGGACCCAACGGGCCAAGCTCACCAATGGCTGGTTTGTGGGCTGGCTCGAGCAAGCCGGCAACGTGTACGTGTTTGCCCTGAACGCCGAGCCCAAGGACGGCAAGCCCGCCGACGAAAAGTTTATGGCCGGCCGACAGGCCATTGCCGAGCAGATTTTGCAGGAAATGGCTTTGCTCACCAACTAA
- a CDS encoding YdeI/OmpD-associated family protein — translation MSESFEQRFAATLELDDTDGGVQVLIPFAPGETFQQKPPFHVRGTIDGFPFRLTLVQNKDGEYMLPVGKQIRRAIDKTWGLEVEVVIQLDTEEASFELPEDLARALSQSGYRTKFDQLPYPYRREYVQWIERAKKPETRMRRIKESIELISAGKKLD, via the coding sequence ATGTCCGAATCTTTCGAACAACGCTTTGCAGCTACCCTGGAACTAGACGACACCGACGGTGGCGTCCAGGTGCTGATTCCCTTCGCGCCCGGCGAGACGTTTCAGCAGAAGCCGCCCTTTCACGTGCGCGGCACCATCGACGGGTTTCCGTTTCGGCTGACGCTGGTGCAGAACAAGGACGGCGAGTACATGCTGCCCGTGGGCAAGCAAATCCGCCGGGCCATCGATAAAACCTGGGGCCTCGAAGTAGAAGTAGTTATTCAGCTCGACACGGAGGAAGCTTCTTTTGAGCTGCCCGAGGACCTAGCCCGTGCGCTGTCCCAGTCGGGTTACCGGACCAAGTTCGACCAGCTGCCCTACCCCTACCGCCGCGAGTACGTGCAGTGGATAGAGCGCGCCAAGAAGCCCGAAACCCGCATGCGCCGCATCAAGGAGTCCATTGAGCTGATTAGCGCGGGCAAAAAGCTTGACTAA
- a CDS encoding YciI family protein, translating to MSKHGFLVLALLLSLGAAPVVAQSKKSAPSRATPAKTYYLVLLKNVAQRQADVEMQSTIRAGHAAHLQQLTKQGRLTLAGRCPGPDSALGGMYILRAASLEEAQRLTQADPAVQAGSLSMEIYPWENQDLGRP from the coding sequence ATGAGCAAACATGGTTTTCTCGTCCTCGCCCTGCTGCTAAGCTTGGGCGCCGCCCCGGTGGTGGCCCAGTCAAAGAAGTCGGCTCCCAGTCGCGCTACCCCGGCTAAAACCTACTACCTGGTGTTGCTCAAAAACGTGGCCCAGCGCCAGGCCGATGTGGAGATGCAGTCCACCATCCGGGCCGGGCACGCGGCGCATCTGCAGCAACTCACCAAACAGGGCCGCCTTACGCTGGCCGGGCGCTGCCCCGGGCCCGACAGCGCCCTGGGCGGCATGTACATCCTGCGGGCGGCCAGCCTGGAAGAGGCTCAGCGCCTCACCCAGGCCGACCCTGCCGTGCAGGCCGGCAGCCTGAGCATGGAAATTTATCCGTGGGAAAATCAGGATCTGGGCCGGCCTTAG
- a CDS encoding helix-turn-helix domain-containing protein codes for MEYADQAPHVGASTLFLVTPRVPYRWLPLTEDFAGYSCLFDDAFLLPARSGVVLAELPIFQPGAYPVWEVAEADCVAIEAIFQKMAHELGSGYAYKHDLLRTYLWELIHLVQKLQPAPAPLATHSAAERVAAQFTELLEQQFPRHSPQPPLRLRTATDYAHQLAVHVNHLNRVLKETTGHTTTALISRRLTQEAKLLLKQTAWSISEIADSLGFADVAHFCTFFKRHAAQTPGDFRRLAVFGL; via the coding sequence GTGGAGTATGCCGACCAGGCTCCACACGTCGGCGCCAGCACCTTGTTTCTGGTGACGCCGCGCGTGCCCTACCGGTGGCTGCCGCTCACCGAAGATTTTGCGGGCTATAGCTGCCTCTTCGACGACGCGTTTCTGCTGCCCGCCCGGAGCGGGGTAGTGCTGGCGGAGCTGCCGATTTTTCAGCCCGGAGCCTACCCGGTGTGGGAAGTGGCCGAGGCCGACTGTGTGGCTATCGAAGCTATTTTCCAGAAGATGGCGCACGAACTCGGGTCGGGCTATGCCTACAAGCACGACTTGCTGCGCACCTACCTCTGGGAGTTGATTCACCTCGTGCAGAAACTGCAGCCGGCTCCCGCCCCGCTGGCAACGCACAGCGCCGCCGAACGGGTAGCTGCCCAATTCACGGAGCTGCTGGAGCAGCAGTTTCCGCGCCACAGCCCGCAACCGCCGCTGCGCCTGCGCACCGCCACCGACTATGCCCACCAATTGGCCGTGCACGTCAATCACCTCAACCGGGTGCTGAAGGAAACGACGGGCCACACCACTACGGCTCTTATCAGCCGCCGCCTGACGCAGGAAGCCAAGCTTTTACTAAAGCAAACCGCCTGGAGTATTTCGGAAATTGCCGATAGCCTGGGCTTTGCCGATGTGGCCCACTTCTGCACCTTTTTCAAGCGCCACGCTGCCCAAACGCCGGGGGACTTTCGGCGCTTAGCCGTGTTCGGACTCTGA
- a CDS encoding TIM-barrel domain-containing protein — protein sequence MHSSFRRAGVLLGLFLSSLPGVAQRESGGPPSQDPFARQESAGPRQGLGNYQSHSYRNGILTIKSTNGGTLRIRPWNESIVRVEYFPKGQSVQEIPSVSVVQPPSSRLNLSCSPGCDGPPSPELLARYGKDFCSRVLVSPTDIRVKMACPGEVVIQKIPLRISYRRDAEVLVADAAGAFQQLPQNGISGGVGISFRLTPDEHLYGTGSRALPLDRRGQKLTLYNEAHYGYQNGEPTLNVTLPTVVSSRGYMLFFDNHAPGKLDLGATEKNTLEYRAENLGSLAYFIIAGDSYAAVLDRYTWLTGRQPLPPRWGLGLIQSRFGYKTEQEMLQTARRMRQADFPLDALVLDLYWFGGTTRQGDFRWQPQQFPNPKRLLSRLDSSGVKTILISEPYVMRTSLNDSLVRSQDLVGRDAAGKPYTVQSFWAGPATLLDMFRPAARQWLWQQYDRLKQDGVGGWWSDLGEPENQPADMFYNPGPTRKIHNAYGQAWASILQDGYIQHYPQERLFNLARSGWAGMQRNSVFPWSGDVSRSWSGLQAQVPIMLSMGMGGVGYMHSDAGGFAGSNTDSELYTRWLQMASFGPIMRPHGVVAPEPYWYPEPYRSIVRRYAHLRYELLPYLYTLAWENSETGTPLARPMNYGPTSRVTLPVPTNVRSATPQPLTPEEQAAGFTEEGGDWSWNLKASSSWGLARLTARQRQEVRANNTASLANVNDQFLLGSELLVAPVLQPGQRRRNVVLPPAAGLISTLTTPTAAAKRWAYQPR from the coding sequence ATGCACTCGTCTTTTCGCCGCGCCGGGGTCCTGCTGGGCCTTTTCCTTTCTTCTTTGCCCGGCGTAGCGCAGCGCGAAAGTGGCGGGCCGCCCAGCCAGGACCCGTTTGCGCGCCAGGAAAGTGCGGGCCCAAGGCAGGGCCTTGGCAATTATCAGAGCCACTCGTATCGAAATGGAATACTCACTATTAAAAGTACGAACGGCGGCACACTGCGCATCCGGCCCTGGAACGAAAGCATTGTGCGGGTAGAATACTTTCCCAAGGGTCAGTCCGTACAGGAAATTCCCTCGGTAAGCGTAGTTCAGCCCCCATCCTCTCGGCTCAACCTAAGCTGCAGCCCAGGCTGCGACGGACCGCCAAGCCCGGAATTGCTGGCCCGCTACGGTAAGGATTTTTGCAGCAGGGTGCTCGTGTCGCCCACCGATATTCGAGTCAAAATGGCCTGTCCCGGGGAGGTGGTCATTCAAAAGATCCCGCTCCGCATCAGCTACCGCCGCGACGCCGAAGTTCTGGTAGCCGATGCCGCCGGGGCTTTTCAGCAGCTTCCCCAGAATGGCATCTCAGGCGGCGTGGGCATCTCCTTCCGGCTCACGCCCGACGAGCACCTCTACGGCACCGGCTCTCGGGCTTTGCCGCTGGACCGGCGTGGCCAGAAGCTTACACTCTACAACGAGGCCCACTACGGCTATCAGAACGGGGAGCCAACGCTGAATGTGACTTTGCCCACGGTGGTTAGCAGCCGGGGCTACATGTTATTTTTTGACAACCACGCCCCCGGGAAGCTCGACCTGGGTGCCACCGAAAAAAACACGCTGGAATACCGCGCCGAAAACCTGGGCAGCCTGGCGTATTTTATCATTGCCGGCGACTCCTACGCCGCTGTTCTGGACCGCTACACCTGGCTGACCGGCCGGCAGCCCCTGCCGCCGCGCTGGGGCCTGGGCCTGATTCAAAGCCGCTTCGGCTACAAAACCGAGCAGGAAATGCTCCAGACGGCCCGCCGCATGCGCCAGGCGGACTTCCCGCTCGATGCCCTGGTGCTGGACCTCTATTGGTTTGGGGGCACCACCCGGCAGGGTGACTTCCGCTGGCAGCCCCAGCAGTTTCCCAACCCCAAGCGCCTGCTGAGCCGCCTGGACTCCAGCGGCGTCAAAACCATCCTGATTTCGGAGCCCTACGTGATGCGCACCTCCCTCAACGACTCCCTGGTGCGCAGCCAAGACTTGGTAGGGCGCGACGCGGCGGGAAAGCCCTATACCGTCCAATCGTTTTGGGCAGGGCCGGCTACGCTGCTGGATATGTTTCGGCCCGCGGCCCGGCAGTGGCTCTGGCAGCAGTACGACCGGCTCAAGCAAGACGGCGTGGGCGGCTGGTGGAGCGACTTAGGAGAGCCGGAAAACCAGCCCGCCGACATGTTCTACAACCCGGGCCCTACTCGTAAGATTCACAATGCGTATGGTCAGGCCTGGGCCAGCATTTTGCAGGATGGCTACATCCAGCACTACCCGCAGGAGCGCCTGTTTAACCTGGCCCGCTCGGGCTGGGCGGGCATGCAGCGCAACTCGGTATTCCCGTGGTCGGGCGACGTGAGTCGGTCGTGGTCGGGGTTGCAGGCGCAGGTGCCTATTATGCTTAGCATGGGAATGGGCGGCGTGGGCTACATGCACTCCGACGCGGGCGGCTTTGCCGGTTCCAACACCGACTCGGAACTGTACACGCGCTGGCTGCAAATGGCCAGCTTCGGCCCCATTATGCGGCCCCACGGCGTGGTGGCCCCCGAACCGTACTGGTACCCCGAGCCCTACCGTAGCATCGTGCGCCGCTACGCCCATTTGCGCTACGAACTGCTGCCTTACCTCTACACCCTGGCCTGGGAAAACTCGGAAACCGGTACGCCCCTGGCCCGCCCCATGAACTATGGCCCTACCAGCCGGGTCACGCTGCCGGTGCCTACCAACGTACGGTCGGCCACTCCCCAGCCCCTGACGCCGGAAGAACAGGCGGCTGGCTTTACGGAAGAAGGCGGCGACTGGAGCTGGAACCTGAAGGCCTCCAGCAGCTGGGGCCTGGCCCGCCTCACGGCCCGGCAGCGCCAGGAGGTCAGAGCCAACAACACCGCGTCCCTGGCCAACGTCAACGACCAGTTCCTGCTGGGCTCCGAGCTGCTGGTGGCGCCGGTGCTGCAGCCCGGGCAACGGCGCCGCAATGTGGTGTTACCCCCGGCCGCTGGATTGATTTCTACACTCACCACACCTACAGCGGCAGCCAAACGGTGGGCATACCAGCCCCGCTAG
- a CDS encoding alpha-glucosidase domain-containing protein, with the protein MADSIQDNNYMVNDLAAKGKQEFFPGQVLSCTQQGPDFLFTCDNGVQLSVQVITDKILRFRYATEVGFAADFSYAVLADQPGRRWSFWSFARSPTITASPPSA; encoded by the coding sequence ATGGCCGATTCGATTCAGGACAATAACTACATGGTCAATGACCTGGCCGCCAAAGGGAAGCAGGAGTTCTTCCCCGGCCAAGTCCTTTCCTGCACCCAGCAGGGGCCCGATTTCCTCTTCACCTGCGACAATGGCGTGCAACTTAGCGTGCAGGTCATTACCGACAAAATTTTACGCTTCCGCTACGCCACCGAAGTCGGCTTTGCCGCCGACTTCAGCTACGCCGTGCTCGCCGACCAGCCCGGGCGGCGCTGGAGTTTCTGGAGTTTCGCGAGAAGCCCGACCATTACCGCATCACCACCGAGCGCCTGA
- a CDS encoding alpha-amylase family glycosyl hydrolase: MESSSLTAAAEPTLPLVQNDPWLAPYEPILQQRQQRLEQRLADIIAQCGSLAKFATAHQRLGLNYDGRRRGYWFREWAPAATYLSLIGDFNNWDRGATPLQKGADGVWEVFLPDKNHKDALTHGSRFKVHVGAANGGKDRLPATLRRAVQDEETKDFAGQVWRPEVPFAWTDQKFRIQNYVREPFIYEAHVGMATEEHRLGTYREFADNILPRVQQLGYNCIQLMAVMEHPYYGSFGYHVANFFAASSRFGTPEDLKYLINEAHNRGIAVLLDVVHSHAVKNEAEGLANFDGSGGQYFHEGERGNHPGWDSKLFDYSKPEVQQFLLSNLRYWLEEFHFDGFRFDGVTSMLYHHHGEGVAFGTYDQYFGPDVDEDAVLYLQLATTLVHELKKGALLIAEDMSGMPGLCRPIQEGGIGFDYRLGMGIPDYWIKLLKHKRDEDWNLGELWYTLTNRRLGEKTVAYAESHDQALVGDKTLSHWLMDAAVYHNMHKDDPSDIVARGLALHKMIRLLTLALGGEAYLNFIGNEFGHPEWVDFPRQGNNWSYQHARRQWSLADNPDLKYQFFQAFDQAMVTTARQRRLLSARRLRS; the protein is encoded by the coding sequence ATGGAATCTTCTTCGCTGACTGCCGCCGCCGAACCCACGCTGCCCCTGGTGCAAAACGACCCCTGGCTGGCGCCCTACGAACCAATATTACAGCAGCGCCAGCAGCGGCTGGAGCAGCGCTTAGCCGATATTATTGCCCAGTGCGGCTCCCTGGCCAAGTTTGCCACTGCTCATCAGCGCCTGGGCCTCAACTACGACGGCCGCCGCCGCGGCTACTGGTTCCGGGAGTGGGCCCCGGCCGCTACCTACCTGTCTTTAATTGGCGACTTCAACAACTGGGACCGGGGCGCCACGCCTCTGCAAAAAGGTGCGGATGGGGTCTGGGAAGTGTTTTTGCCCGATAAAAACCACAAGGACGCCCTAACCCACGGCAGCCGCTTCAAGGTGCACGTGGGCGCGGCCAACGGCGGTAAAGACCGGCTGCCGGCCACCCTGCGCCGGGCCGTGCAGGACGAAGAAACCAAGGACTTCGCGGGCCAGGTGTGGCGCCCGGAAGTTCCGTTTGCCTGGACCGACCAGAAATTCCGCATTCAGAACTACGTGCGGGAGCCCTTCATTTATGAGGCCCACGTGGGCATGGCCACCGAGGAGCACCGCCTGGGCACCTACCGCGAGTTTGCCGATAACATCCTGCCCCGGGTGCAGCAGCTGGGCTACAACTGCATTCAGCTGATGGCTGTGATGGAGCACCCGTACTACGGCTCCTTCGGCTACCACGTGGCCAATTTCTTTGCCGCCTCGTCCCGCTTCGGCACGCCCGAAGACCTCAAGTACCTGATTAATGAGGCCCACAACCGCGGCATTGCCGTTTTACTCGACGTGGTGCATTCTCACGCCGTGAAAAACGAGGCCGAGGGCTTGGCCAACTTCGACGGCTCGGGCGGGCAGTATTTCCACGAAGGCGAGCGGGGCAACCACCCCGGCTGGGACTCCAAGCTCTTCGACTACAGCAAGCCCGAGGTGCAGCAGTTCTTGCTGAGCAACCTGCGCTATTGGCTCGAGGAGTTCCACTTCGACGGCTTCCGCTTCGATGGCGTGACCAGCATGCTCTACCACCACCACGGCGAGGGCGTAGCCTTTGGTACCTACGACCAGTATTTCGGCCCCGACGTGGATGAGGACGCCGTGCTCTACCTACAGCTGGCCACCACGCTGGTACACGAGCTCAAGAAAGGCGCCCTGCTCATTGCCGAAGACATGAGCGGCATGCCCGGCCTTTGCCGCCCAATTCAGGAAGGCGGCATCGGCTTCGACTACCGCCTGGGCATGGGCATTCCCGATTACTGGATTAAGCTGCTCAAGCACAAGCGCGACGAAGACTGGAACCTGGGGGAGCTGTGGTACACGCTCACCAACCGCCGCCTGGGCGAGAAAACCGTGGCCTACGCCGAAAGCCACGACCAGGCTCTGGTGGGCGACAAAACCCTTTCGCACTGGCTCATGGATGCGGCCGTGTACCACAACATGCACAAGGACGACCCCAGCGACATCGTAGCCCGGGGCCTGGCCTTGCACAAGATGATTCGGCTCCTGACCCTGGCTTTGGGCGGAGAGGCCTATCTGAACTTTATCGGCAACGAGTTTGGCCACCCCGAGTGGGTCGATTTCCCGCGGCAGGGCAACAACTGGAGCTACCAGCACGCCCGCCGGCAATGGTCGTTGGCTGACAATCCTGACCTGAAGTACCAGTTCTTCCAGGCTTTCGACCAGGCCATGGTAACCACAGCCCGGCAGCGCCGCCTGCTTTCGGCCCGCCGGCTAAGGAGCTGA
- a CDS encoding glycosyltransferase produces the protein MESNSLNVLLLGWDEAAQAAAPATTPALELSRQLAEHLPVSVIVPQLPDSAALTSADQVIRLNLLSAAQLAAAATSRRVAAPGSWQAPAAPYAGADAQSVAPEASAASALQGTAIDPALPVVQGTALTNANPIPPAAKAAPAASPDLLNEDIFAEASAEVGPEEAAALDQTADNLTLPATEEAAVPVTASRQPVASTPADAQTAAQASFVQALKALDNAENDADLNFRVIQYARFATPLAVSQPFGVVYAADWHAWLAALEIRQLTGRPMVLHVQSLAADRDSPADRGWILELERLALRRADLVLATTETLAQRLTSFYNIPAARIRVVAADDTTALNAALTQVTPRS, from the coding sequence ATGGAAAGCAATTCTCTCAATGTGTTATTGCTGGGCTGGGATGAAGCGGCGCAGGCGGCCGCTCCCGCCACCACGCCAGCCCTGGAGCTCTCGCGCCAGCTGGCCGAGCACTTACCCGTATCCGTGATTGTGCCCCAGCTGCCCGACTCGGCCGCGCTGACTTCGGCCGACCAGGTTATCCGGCTTAACTTGCTGAGTGCGGCCCAGCTGGCGGCCGCAGCTACCTCGCGCCGGGTGGCGGCGCCGGGCTCGTGGCAGGCGCCGGCCGCGCCTTACGCCGGGGCCGATGCGCAATCGGTTGCTCCGGAAGCTTCCGCGGCTTCGGCCCTGCAGGGTACGGCCATTGACCCTGCTCTGCCCGTGGTGCAGGGTACCGCTCTGACTAACGCTAATCCGATTCCGCCGGCAGCTAAGGCAGCCCCAGCGGCCAGCCCGGACTTACTGAACGAGGATATCTTTGCCGAGGCCTCAGCTGAGGTAGGCCCGGAAGAAGCCGCCGCACTTGACCAAACGGCCGATAACCTGACGCTGCCGGCAACCGAAGAAGCTGCGGTACCGGTAACCGCCAGCCGCCAGCCCGTGGCTTCTACCCCGGCCGACGCGCAAACCGCCGCCCAGGCTTCATTCGTGCAGGCCCTTAAAGCGCTGGATAACGCCGAAAACGACGCCGACCTCAACTTTCGGGTGATTCAGTACGCGCGCTTTGCGACTCCGCTGGCCGTAAGTCAGCCGTTTGGCGTGGTGTATGCCGCCGACTGGCACGCCTGGCTGGCGGCCCTGGAAATCCGGCAGCTCACGGGCCGGCCCATGGTGCTGCACGTGCAGTCGTTGGCCGCCGACCGCGACTCGCCGGCTGACCGGGGCTGGATTCTGGAGTTGGAACGCTTAGCTTTGCGCCGGGCCGACTTGGTGCTGGCTACCACTGAAACCCTGGCCCAGCGCCTGACGTCCTTTTACAATATTCCCGCGGCCCGGATTCGGGTAGTTGCGGCCGACGACACTACGGCCCTCAACGCCGCACTGACCCAGGTGACTCCCCGCTCCTAA
- a CDS encoding FlgD immunoglobulin-like domain containing protein: MPLLVRAGAFLPRAPYVASTAHYRTDTLNVRYYADSTVPESSFTLYDDDGKSAQVKQLGNYESISFAGLLGRAQAVVQVRSSGYGYAGSPVWRTVNLEIPRVMAAPTAVLIDGQTVPATDWQYNPAEQTVLVHFLLDEKPVRVTIQGLRLNERLSSPAPEVLTLEAPSNRSFGGRTELRYTLHAPGSYPLRIRTAAGQVVRTFEAQQQAAGVHSVVWDGTNDQGQPVPNGVYTAEMQEQHQRLVLLRE; encoded by the coding sequence GTGCCGCTGCTGGTACGGGCCGGCGCCTTCTTGCCCCGGGCACCCTACGTAGCCAGCACCGCCCACTACCGCACCGATACCCTGAACGTGCGCTACTACGCGGACTCCACAGTGCCCGAATCGAGCTTCACCCTGTATGATGACGACGGCAAATCGGCACAGGTCAAGCAGCTCGGCAACTACGAGTCCATTTCCTTCGCCGGACTGCTGGGCCGGGCACAGGCTGTGGTGCAGGTGCGCAGCAGCGGCTATGGCTACGCCGGCAGCCCGGTGTGGCGCACCGTCAACCTGGAAATACCGCGCGTAATGGCCGCGCCCACGGCCGTGCTCATCGACGGGCAGACCGTGCCAGCCACCGACTGGCAGTACAACCCAGCCGAACAAACCGTGCTGGTGCATTTTCTGCTGGACGAAAAGCCCGTGCGGGTTACGATTCAGGGGCTGAGGCTGAACGAGCGGCTAAGCAGTCCGGCCCCCGAGGTGCTGACCCTGGAAGCCCCCAGCAACCGTAGCTTCGGCGGCCGCACCGAGCTGCGCTACACCCTGCACGCGCCCGGCAGCTACCCGCTGCGCATCCGTACTGCCGCGGGCCAGGTGGTGCGCACATTCGAGGCCCAACAGCAAGCAGCCGGAGTACATTCTGTGGTTTGGGACGGCACCAACGACCAGGGCCAGCCCGTGCCGAATGGCGTGTACACGGCCGAAATGCAGGAACAGCACCAGCGCCTGGTGCTGCTGCGCGAATAA
- a CDS encoding alpha amylase C-terminal domain-containing protein codes for MLIFERGGLIFIFNFHVSSSIFDYRFFVPQPGRYRIILTSDAAQFGGFQRVDDSIIYETFQEDEVNKLSLYVTNRTALVLARV; via the coding sequence GTGCTCATCTTCGAGCGGGGCGGCCTGATCTTTATTTTCAACTTCCACGTCAGCAGCAGCATCTTCGACTACCGCTTCTTCGTGCCCCAGCCCGGCCGCTACCGCATCATTCTGACCTCCGACGCGGCCCAGTTCGGCGGCTTCCAGCGCGTGGATGATTCGATTATCTACGAAACCTTCCAGGAAGACGAGGTCAACAAGCTGAGCCTCTACGTGACGAACCGCACCGCCTTGGTGCTGGCTCGGGTGTAG